The following proteins are co-located in the Peromyscus maniculatus bairdii isolate BWxNUB_F1_BW_parent chromosome 23, HU_Pman_BW_mat_3.1, whole genome shotgun sequence genome:
- the N4bp2l2 gene encoding NEDD4-binding protein 2-like 2 isoform X3, which produces MPYSEIEAKFLGPGKELTREPCSKKLKSAADDCVLSHRGGPESHRLQEKTRNNRIPVATINFRRRICPEEDKTTTTDVLKPSYKEMPGDKLGAAEAIGSKALQDGKPSSLSKDDEIYSTSKAFIGPIYKPPEKKKCRERKHETDSFSSVDDKRRREEKQKFISKKVEIDTELSQFYKEIEELENENDASQGSCKVPEPSPEQIIPYDQACGTLKSEEESKDLSSALQSHCGYQQYLENEPGRHPCDEQVMPPFCDTSFSSFGPEWQSIHPFVIPHGPPLPSFNYHFNIPRFNAPLNPPPNIFHGQDDSQMQNGCYVDSCQDSWNCLTFDQNDEYVHYGVTSNTVQPFRNGYSVQDESVSDGFCEIRECWREPFLGERSGADRLVSQWFPEEKLNKLQKLLILLRGLPGSGKTTLSRILLGQSRDGIVFSTDDYFHHQDGYRYNVNQLGDAHDWNQSRAKQAIDQGRSPVIIDNTNTQAWEMKPYVEMEE; this is translated from the exons ATGCCCTATAGTGAAATTGAAGCTAAGTTTTTGGGACCTGGAAAAGAACTAACAAGGGAACCATGCTCTAAAAAATTGAAGTCAGCTGCAGATGATTGTGTTTTGTCCCATCGAGGTGGTCCTGAAAGTCACAGACTCCAAGAGAAAACCAGAAATAATAGGATCCCCGTGGCCACCATTAACTTCAGAAGACGTATTTGTCCTGAGGAAGACAAAACCACAACTACAGATGTGTTGAAGCCTTCGTACAAGGAGATGCCTGGTGATAAACTAGGTGCTGCTGAAGCCATTGGTTCGAAAGCTTTGCAGGATGGAAAGCCTTCGTCACTATCCAAGGATGACGAAATCTATAGCACAAGTAAAGCATTCATAGGCCCCATTTACAAACCCCCTGAAAAGAAGAAATGCCGAGAAAGGAAGCACGAGACGGACAGTTTCAGTAGTGTAGATGACAAAAGAAGAcgagaagaaaaacagaagtttATCTCCAAAAAAGTGGAGATTGACACGGAATTATCCCAGTTTTACAAAGAAATTGAAGagctggaaaatgaaaatgatgctTCACAAGGCAGTTGTAAGGTACCAGAGCCTTCCCCAGAACAAATTATTCCTTATGACCAGGCCTGTGGTACCTTAAAGTCCGAGGAAGAAAGTAAAGACCTCAGTAGTGCTCTCCAGTCACATTGTGGTTACCAGCAGTACTTGGAGAATGAACCAGGCAGACATCCCTGTGATGAACAAGTGATGCCTCCGTTTTGTGATACTTCATTCTCTTCCTTCGGGCCTGAATGGCAGTCAATACATCCTTTTGTCATACCCCATGGTCCTCCTCTTCCCAgttttaattatcattttaatattcCAAGATTCAATGCCCCACTAAATCCACCACCAAATATTTTCCATGGGCAAGATGACTCTCAGATGCAGAACGGGTGTTACGTAGATAGTTGTCAGGATAGCTGGAACTGTTTAACTTTTGATCAGAACGATGAGTATGTTCATTATGGTGTGACCAGCAATACTGTTCAGCCCTTTAGAAATGGCTACAGTGTGCAGGATGAAAGTGTGAGTGATGGTTTCTGTGAAATCAGAGAGTGCTGGAGAGAGCCTTTTCTGGGAGAGCGCAGTGGAGCAGACAGGTTGGTGAGCCAGTGGTTTCCAGAGGAGAAGCTAAACAAATTGCAGAAATTACTTATTCTTCTGCGAGGCCTCCCTGGTTCTGGAAAAACAACATTGTCTCG AATTCTGCTTGGTCAGAGTCGCGATGGCATCGTGTTCAGCACTGATGACTATTTTCATCATCAAGATGGGTACAGGTACAATGTTAATCAACTTGGTGATGCCCATGACTGGAACCAGAGCAGAG